The Toxorhynchites rutilus septentrionalis strain SRP chromosome 3, ASM2978413v1, whole genome shotgun sequence genome includes a region encoding these proteins:
- the LOC129777518 gene encoding uncharacterized protein LOC129777518: protein MYSQLRENFWNRIYVKSRELNTNSNCENIPTGSGTLPVWDLSRIELQDQRRTQITDIPTIDLEEEDGGNVCFPTSTTHTPRAHMIPTNAQRPTEATENYPGHRITHEHRGLFIPRTAHEITTAPAGIIFNRVYNKKPISPKENYFSVLDTPPTPGVLSAAAIFGEKSVNTDPKPVRTTNQNETQLIRRSFDKTTPSVPDRVRRQEKRNGPYKLLGVIDLEPDDDSSDAADNLDKPSTAKGSPSVSMSPKPDVLTSTNSALVGSSSTPLSSKLCGGKEMTEKNKILTIEIDEDDEVMNEDESKMELSDEDEADGCSDVSKEPVAGTSNKIPADESQVEQCSLSDSETSSTAQMNPSSLANSFWDVSSSGCVKKSSDNISSANPTKKHNDFDLLLDKINQQVPAMSQQDRVEYWRVTREDLLYSIPSNAEIESNASVKRPLDDPIHISSTESSDSETSDSPSLLLLKQQRATRKKRRTGAENGDRSPSSLHLSSEDLDFRKSQVNPEIDKPGSMIQVRKNYHKFPSRLSRSQDDPSSTSKCIDDPYSNFLNDDSKEKEVFEKYLRRNPAYRPNLLKHRGEPTINENKVAVVVLSAIKDPPSIASNVNNISVRRQSERSESTERVPKYGKNRKKSAGKTVRYRVRKKQLKKKSIMIVPSNLRSYRRLVMKSSLRNGKERKKASFVNLLSSAEQKRRKRNANQTVRPKLAPQKQEEPLVDSKPTRENEPVQSSRMSVDSAVSSSTSADHKRCDGFVEDELVPQPVASDLLTMRNPLSRSNGEVLMAFYVSGKLIVVQQEMVSFWECSRLTAMLGLKQDLQLVGQTKRAQRDSQVDPTNTNRLGLNEDEPFYLEPRARNLDEDEARACPLASIYINCYFAGTSDVDEEDGQCVQMKSLQLDTVRSKLSDILFVPLPRSRYFMMCWYEQLSEVEHRTGLCKYSLTPDLETLASIREFPTMISKLTSLKCLDNDRLIGLGSTTIAIWNHDNGCLLFTVDLKMELHISLTSFIRTENIESALFLVQMCPSPGGNSKRKLIKVLGINMSKRSWHLIHSYEVLLESSSILCESSALNSTSLHCTSFQSGELLAICLDDLTTYFTNHKQLQSSDGKRITRDNVATREKIFLNSAENRQLVLISDKLVKLKSIEEYLLLHR from the exons ATGTACTCTCAATTGAGAGAAAACTTCTGGAACAGGATATATGTAAAAAGCAGGGAATTGAACACGAACAGCAACTGTGAAAACATACCCACGGGTAGTGGAACTCTACCTGTTTGGGATCTCAGCCGGATTGAGCTGCAGGATCAAAGGCGAACTCAAATAACGGATATTCCGACAATTGATTTGGAGGAAGAAGACGGTGGGAATGTATGTTTTCCTACTTCGACTACCCATACACCGAGAGCTCATATGATACCGACAAATGCTCAGAGGCCCACAGAAGCCACTGAAAATTACCCGGGTCACAGGATAACACATGAGCATCGTGGGTTATTTATCCCTAGAACTGCTCATGAAATAACAACAGCGCCTGCTGGCATTATTTTCAATCGGGTGTATAACAAAAAGCCAATTTCGCCGAAGGAAAATTATTTCAGTGTGCTGGACACACCGCCTACTCCGGGAGTACTATCGGCAGCTGCAATTTTTGGCGAAAAGTCTGTCAATACAGATCCTAAACCTG tGAGAACCACTAATCAGAACGAAACACAGCTTATTCGTCGTTCCTTCGATAAGACGACTCCCTCAGTGCCTGATCGTGTCAGACGCCAGGAGAAGCGAAACGGACCATACAAGCTCCTCGGTGTAATAGATCTAGAGCCGGACGACGACAGCTCCGATGCAGCGGACAATTTAGACAAACCTTCAACAGCTAAGGGCTCCCCCAGCGTAAGTATGTCTCCGAAACCTGATGTTCTGACATCGACAAACTCGGCCCTCGTGGGAAGTTCCTCGACTCCGCTTTCATCTAAATTGTGTGGCGGTAAGGAAATGACtgagaaaaacaaaatattaactATAGAAATCGACGAGGATGATGAGGTTATGAACGAGGATGAATCCAAAATGGAACTATCTGACGAAGATGAGGCGGATGGGTGCTCTGATGTGAGTAAGGAACCCGTCGCGGGAACATCGAACAAAATTCCCGCTGACGAATCGCAGGTGGAACAGTGTTCGTTGAGTGATTCGGAAACCAGTTCAACTGCACAGATGAATCCTTCTTCCTTAGCAAATTCGTTTTGGGATGTTTCGAGTTCTGGATGTGTTAAAAAGTCTAGTGATAACATAAGTTCCGCAAATCCCACAAAGAAACATAACGATTTCGATTTGTTGTTGGATAAAATTAACCAGCAGGTACCAGCAATGTCTCAGCAGGATCGTGTGGAATACTGGCGTGTAACCAGGGAAGATCTACTATACTCAATCCCAAGTAATGCGGAGATCGAAAGCAATGCATCAGTTAAACGTCCTCTGGATGATCCCATCCATATATCAAGCACTGAGAGCAGTGACTCCGAAACGAGTGACAGTCCCAGTTTGCTACTGTTGAAGCAACAGAGGGCCACCCGCAAGAAGCGTCGTACGGGGGCAGAGAACGGTGACAGATCTCCATCTTCGTTGCATCTGAGCAGCGAGGATTTGGATTTTCGGAAGAGCCAAGTTAATCCCGAAATTGATAAACCTGGAAGTATGATACAAGTTCGTAAAAATTATCACAAATTTCCATCTAGACTTAGTCGGTCGCAAGATGATCCCAGTTCAACCTCGAAATGTATCGACGATCCGTACAGTAACTTCCTCAATGATGACTCGAAGGAGAAGGAGGTGTTTGAAAAGTATTTACGTCGAAATCCGGCGTATCGTCCCAATTTGTTGAAACACAGAGGTGAGCCTACGATTAACGAAAACAAAGTAGCCGTTGTTGTTCTGTCAGCAATCAAGGATCCCCCTTCAATCGCATCGAATGTCAACAATATTTCTGTGCGTCGACAATCGGAGCGATCCGAATCGACCGAACGCGTCCCAAAATATGGCAAAAACCGGAAGAAATCGGCTGGCAAAACTGTTCGCTATAGGGTCCGCAAAAAACAGCTGAAGAAAAAATCCATAATGATCGTTCCGTCGAACCTTCGCAGCTACCGACGCTTGGTCATGAAAAGTTCTCTGCGAAATGGCAAAGAACGGAAGAAGGCATCGTTCGTAAATCTCCTCAGCAGTGCTGAGCAGAAACGACGGAAGCGAAACGCTAACCAGACGGTTAGACCTAAATTAGCTCCACAAAAACAGGAGGAGCCTCTGGTAGATAGCAAGCCAACCCGTGAGAATGAGCCCGTCCAATCCAGCCGAATGTCTGTGGATAGTGCCGTCAGCAGCTCAACCTCGGCGGATCACAAGCGATGCGATGGTTTCGTTGAGGACGAGTTGGTGCCTCAACCAGTTGCTAGTGACCTTTTAACGATGAGGAATCCTTTGTCTCGTTCCAACGGGGAGGTTCTGATGGCGTTTTATGTCTCCGGCAAGCTCATCGTTGTTCAGCAAGAGATGGTTAGCTTCTGGGAGTGCTCGAGGCTAACTGCAATGCTTGGGTTGAAACAGGATTTGCAGCTGGTCGGACAGACGAAACGTGCTCAGAGAG ATTCACAAGTTGATCCAACGAACACAAATCGGTTGGGTCTAAACGAAGACGAACCATTCTATCTGGAACCACGGGCGCGCAATCTGGACGAGGATGAAGCCCGGGCTTGTCCGTTGGCGTCCATCTACATCAACTGCTACTTTGCTGGTACAAGTGACGTTGATGAAGAGGACGGCCAATGCGTTCAAATGAAGTCGCTTCAACTGGATACTGTTAGAAg CAAATTGTCCGACATACTGTTTGTTCCTTTGCCTCGATCGAGATATTTCATGATGTGTTGGTACGAGCAGCTGTCAGAAGTGGAGCATCGTACCGGATTGTGCAAGTACAGTTTAACTCCCGATTTGGAAACGTTGGCCAGTATTAGAGAGTTTCCAACCATGATTTCCAAATTGACGAGCCTGAAATGCCTGGACAATGATCGACTTATCGGCTTGGGCTCGACAACGATTGCCATATGGAACCACGATAACGGCTGCTTGTTGTTCACAGTTGATCTGAAAATGGAGCTCCATATTTCGTTGACCAGCTTTATTCGCACAGAGAAT ATTGAAAGCGCTTTGTTTCTCGTCCAAATGTGTCCCTCCCCCGGTGGGAACTCAAAACGCAAGCTTATAAAGGTCTTAGGAATAAACATGAGCAAACGCTCATGGCATTTGATTCACAGCTACGAGGTTTTGCTGGAATCTAGCAG CATCCTGTGTGAATCATCTGCACTGAACTCGACTAGTCTTCACTGTACTTCGTTCCAAAGCGGCGAACTGCTGGCAATCTGTTTGGATGATCTCACTACGTACTTTACGAACCACAAGCAGCTGCAGAGCTCCGATGGGAAACGGATCACTCGTGATAATGTGGCTACGAGGGAGAAAATCTTTCTCAACTCAGCCGAAAACCGTCAACTCGTGCTGATTAGTGATAAGCTCGTTAAGCTTAAATCGATTGAGGAATATCTACTGTTGCATAGATAG